A stretch of the Cucurbita pepo subsp. pepo cultivar mu-cu-16 chromosome LG16, ASM280686v2, whole genome shotgun sequence genome encodes the following:
- the LOC111777465 gene encoding fasciclin-like arabinogalactan protein 7: MLLFSSSPSSLSPSQPSPRTKQRNKMKLCIILLFGIWLMMLMPSSPACAQTAAKPPSFSPTPAPEPAPAPAADHVNLADLLTVAGPFHKFLGYLESTKVIDTFQKQANDSEEGITIFVPKDGAFSSLNKPSLSNLTNNQLKSLLLFHALPHYYTLADFNGLSQKGPITTFAGQHYTLNFTDASGTVHISSGWTNTKVSSSVLSTDPIAVYQVDHVLLPEAIFGTDFPPTPAPVPSPDVAPAADSPSAETEDGVSPSSTESPSSSFRIAGMVVWSQLVLAISAGLLLF, encoded by the exons ATGCTCCTCTTCTCCTCTTCTCCTTCATCCCTCTCGCCTTCTCAGCCTTCTCCCA GGACAaaacagagaaacaaaatgaaactCTGCATCATTCTCTTGTTTGGTATTTGGCTGATGATGCTCATGCCCTCTTCACCAGCATGTGCTCAAACTGCTGCTAAGCCTCCTTCATTTAGCCCGACTCCCGCACCGGAACCAGCCCCGGCACCGGCCGCCGATCATGTCAACCTTGCTGATTTGCTAACAGTAGCTGGTCCCTTCCATAAGTTTCTTGGCTACCTTGAATCCACCAAAGTCATTGATACCTTCCAAAAGCAAGCCAATGATTCAGAAGAGGGAATAACCATATTTGTACCAAAAGATGGTGCATTTTCATCCCTCAACAAGCCTTCACTATCCAACCTCACCAACAACCAGCTCAAATCACTGTTACTCTTTCATGCCTTACCACATTACTACACTCTAGCTGATTTCAACGGCCTTAGCCAAAAGGGTCCCATCACAACATTTGCCGGTCAGCACTACACCTTGAATTTTACTGATGCATCTGGCACTGTGCACATCAGCTCAGGCTGGACTAACACAAAGGTGAGCAGCAGCGTGCTTTCAACCGATCCCATCGCAGTTTATCAAGTCGATCATGTACTCCTTCCAGAGGCGATCTTTGGTACCGATTTCCCTCCCACACCAGCGCCAGTACCAAGCCCCGACGTTGCTCCTGCTGCTGATAGCCCATCTGCTGAAACAGAGGACGGTGTTTCTCCATCATCGACCGAGTCTCCGTCTTCTTCCTTTAGGATTGCTGGAATGGTAGTCTGGAGCCAGTTGGTTTTAGCCATTTCAGCTGGACTGCTCCTGTTTTAG
- the LOC111777463 gene encoding TBC1 domain family member 2B-like has product MFGTQGKRDIAVELQAQVPILRPSIHARRANITVKFQDLYGFVVEGNVDDVNVLNEVREKVRKHGRVWWTLEASKGASWYLEPSVFEGIALKSSLKLSTLANAITLKKLIWKGIPPVLRPKIWFSLSGAAKKKSTVPESYYNDLTKAVEGKVTPATRQIDHDLPRTFPGHPWLDTPEGHAALRRVLVGYSFRDSDVGYCQGLNYVAALLLLVMKTEEDAFWMLAVLLENVLVRDCYTTNLSGCHVEQRVFKDLLTKKCSRLAAHLEALDFDVSLVATECFLCLFSKSLPSETTLRVWDVLFYEGAKVLFHVALAIFKMKEDQLLLSHHVGDVINIVQKTTHYLFDPDDLLTVAYDNIGSTTTNTISKQRKKQEPAVMAELDQRLRRLNSLHEVDK; this is encoded by the exons ATGTTTGGGACTCAAGGCAAAAGAGATATTGCTGTAGAATTGCAAGCTCAGGTTCCAATTCTAAGGCCGAGTATCCATGCGAGAAGGGCTAATATTACAGTTAAGTTTCAAGATCTATATGGGTTTGTTGTGGAAGGCAATGTGGACGATGTTAATGTGTTGAATGAAGTGAGGGAAAAGGTGAGGAAACATGGTCGTGTTTGGTGGACATTGGAGGCCAGCAAAGGCGCTAGTTGGTACTTGGAGCCCTCTGTTTTTGAGGGTATTGCCCTCAAATCCTCTCTCAAATTATCAACTCTTGCTAATGCTATCACGCTCAAGAAGTTGATTTGGAAAGGAATCCCTCCGGTTCTTCGCCCCAAGATTTGGTTCTCCTTATCCGGAGCTGCCAAGAAGAAATCCACGGTTCCTGAGAGCTATTACAATGATTTGACCAAGGCTGTTGAAGGGAAAGTCACGCCTGCCACTAGGCAGATTGATCAT GACTTGCCCCGGACTTTTCCTGGCCATCCTTGGTTAGATACTCCAGAGGGTCATGCTGCTCTTCGACGTGTTCTTGTTGGGTATTCCTTCCGTGACTCTGATGTTGGATACTGTCAG GGGTTAAACTATGTGGCTGCATTGTTATTGCTTGTGATGAAAACAGAAGAAGATGCTTTTTGGATGCTAGCTGTCCTCTTAGAAAACGTTTTAGTTCGTGACTGTTACACGACCAATTTGTCGGGTTGTCATGTCGAGCAAAGGGTGTTCAAAGATTTACTTACCAAAAAGTGTTCCAG GTTAGCTGCCCATTTGGAAGCATTGGATTTTGATGTCTCCCTTGTCGCCACTGAGTGTTTCCTGTGTCTTTTCTCCAAAAGCCTTCCTTCTGAG ACGACTCTACGTGTTTGGGACGTCCTTTTCTATGAGGGAGcaaaagttttgtttcatgTGGCTTTGGCTATCTTTAAG ATGAAGGAAGACCAGTTGCTTCTATCCCATCATGTGGGAGATGTGATTAATATTGTTCAAAAAACTACACATTACCTATTCGATCCCGATGATCTACTCACG GTAGCATATGACAACATCGGATCAACGACGACCAATACGATATCGAAGCAAAGGAAAAAGCAAGAACCAGCAGTTATGGCTGAACTTGATCAGAGATTGAGGAGATTAAATTCCCTCCACGAGGTCGACAAATAA